Proteins encoded within one genomic window of Haematobia irritans isolate KBUSLIRL chromosome 5, ASM5000362v1, whole genome shotgun sequence:
- the LOC142237716 gene encoding uncharacterized protein LOC142237716: MLNTFASSLTTTKAEIIEHTASDPEKEGFWARKETWKSRWVKYWRAKTIYVPLWKKVWTPVIQNEWVPLPNSPPGWSKHEKKHKISEIEY, encoded by the exons ATGCTGAACACCTTTGCCTCCAGTTTAACTACTACAAAAGCTGAAAT AATCGAGCATACGGCTTCAGATCCCGAAAAAGAAGGTTTTTGGGCCCGCAAAGAGACTTGGAAATCTCGTTGGGTTAAGTATTGGCGAGCAAAAACAATCTATGTACCTCTCTGGAAGAAGGTTTGGACACCGGTTATCCAAAATGAATGGGTTCCTTTACCAAATTCCCCACCAGGCTGGTCGAAACACGAAAAGAAACATAAAATAAGTGAAATTGAATATTAG